In Camelus dromedarius isolate mCamDro1 chromosome 24, mCamDro1.pat, whole genome shotgun sequence, one genomic interval encodes:
- the FBXL16 gene encoding F-box/LRR-repeat protein 16 — MSSPGINGDPKPPCLPRNGLVKLPGQPNGLGTASITKGTPAAKNRPCHPPPLSLPPPSLAAPPPRAALAGGLCPPAGLPLGGPASAPVPGPPAERPPLATDEKILNGLFWYFSACEKCVLAQVCKAWRRVLYQPKFWAGLTPVLHAKELYTVLPGGEKEFVSLQGFAARGFEGFCLVGVSDLDICEFIDNYALSKKGVKAMSLKRSTITDAGLEVMLEQMQGVVRLELSGCNDFTEAGLWSSLSARITSLSVSDCINVADDAIAAISQLLPNLAELSLQAYHVTDTALAYFTARQGHSTHTLRLLSCWEITNHGVVNVVHSLPNLTALSLSGCSKVTDDGVELVAENLRKLRSLDLSWCPRITDMALEYVACDLHRLEELVLDRCVRITDTGLSYLSTMSSLRSLYLRWCCQVQDFGLKHLLAMRSLRLLSLAGCPLLTTTGLSGLVQLQELEELELTNCPGATPELFKYFSQHLPRCLVIE; from the exons ATGTCGAGCCCGGGCATCAACGGCGATCCCAAGCCTCCATGCTTGCCTCGCAATGGTTTGGTGAAGCTGCCAGGCCAGCCCAACGGCCTGGGCACAGCCAGCATCACCAAGGGCACACCAGCTGCCAAGAACCGACCCTGTCACCCACCCCCactctccctcccaccacccagcCTGGCTGCCCCGCCGCCCCGGGCTGCCCTGGCCGGGGGCCTTTGCCCCCCGGCGGGGCTCCCCCTTGGTGGACCAGCCTCAGCTCCGGTGCCTGGGCCCCCAGCAGAACGGCCACCACTGGCCACCGACGAGAAAATCCTCAATGGCCTCTTCTGGTACTTCTCTGCCTGCGAGAAGTGCGTGCTGGCTCAGGTGTGCAAGGCCTGGAGGCGTGTGCTCTATCAGCCCAAGTTCTGGGCGGGCCTCACACCTGTGCTGCACGCCAAGGAGCTCTACACAGTGCTGCCTGGAGGTGAGAAGGAATTTGTGAGCCTGCAGGGCTTTGCAGCACGCGGCTTTGAGGGTTTCTGCCTGGTTGGAGTCTCCGACCTGGACATCTGTGAGTTCATCGACAACTATGCCCTCTCCAAGAAGGGTGTCAAGGCCATGAGCCTCAAGCGTTCCACCATCACTGACGCTGGCCTGGAG GTGATGCTGGAGCAGATGCAAGGCGTGGTGCGCCTTGAGCTGTCGGGCTGCAACGACTTCACCGAGGCTGGGCTGTGGTCCAGCCTGAGTGCTCGCATCACCTCGCTGAGCGTGAGCGACTGCATCAATGTGGCCGATGACGCCATTGCAGCCATCTCACAGCTGCTGCCCAACCTGGCCGAGCTGAGCTTGCAGGCCTACCACGTGACGGACACAGCGCTGGCCTACTTCACGGCGCGCCAAGGCCACAGCACACACACGCTGCGCCTCCTCTCCTGCTGGGAGATCACCAACCACGGTGTGGTCAATGTGGTGCACAGCCTGCCCAATCTCACTGCTCTCAGCCTCTCTGGCTGCTCCAAGGTCACCGATGATGGCGTGGAGCTTGTAGCCGAGAACCTGCGCAAGCTACGCAGCCTCGACCTCTCGTGGTGCCCACGCATCACCGACATGGCTCTCGAGTACGTGGCCTGCGATCTGCACCGCCTGGAGGAGCTCGTGCTGGACAG GTGTGTACGCATCACGGACACTGGCCTCAGCTATTTGTCCACAATGTCCTCCCTCCGCAGTCTCTACCTGCGATGGTGCTGCCAG GTGCAGGACTTTGGGCTGAAGCACCTCCTGGCCATGAGGAGTTTGCGTCTCTTGTCTCTGGCAG GCTGCCCGCTGCTGACCACCACAGGGCTGTCGGGCCTGGTGCAgctgcaggagctggaggagctggagctgACCAACTGCCCTGGGGCCACCCCTGAGCTCTTCAAGTACTTCTCGCAGCACCTGCCCCGCTGCCTCGTCATCGAGTAG
- the METRN gene encoding meteorin, with protein sequence MPPPALLCALCCGLLAVAARAGYSEDRCSWRGSGLTQEPGSVGQLALACAEGGIEWLYPAGALRLTLGGSDPGGRPSIACLRPARPFAGAQVFAEREGGTLELLLAEGRGPARGRCVRWGPREHRALFLQATPHPDISRRVASFRFELREDGRPELPPQAQGLGADGACRPCSDAEFLLAACTSDFVILGTIHGVTHDTELQESIITVAAVRVLRQTLPLFRIGGPGAQVQASIRTPLRCGVRPGPGIFLFMGWSHFGEAWLGCAPRFREFSRVYAAAHTNHLHPCEVVLD encoded by the exons ATGCCTCCCCCTGCGCTGCTCTGCGCGCTTTGCTGCGGCCTCTTGGCCGTGGCCGCCCGCGCCGGCTACTCGGAGGACCGCTGCAGCTGGAGGGGCAG CGGCCTCACCCAGGAGCCCGGCAGCGTGGGACAGCTGGCCCTGGCCTGTGCGGAGGGCGGGATCGAGTGGCTGTACCCCGCCGGGGCGCTGCGCCTCACCCTAGGCGGCTCCGACCCCGGCGGGCGGCCGAGCATCGCCTGCCTGCGGCCGGCGCGGCCCTTCGCAGGAGCCCAAGTCTTCgcggagagggagggaggcactcTGGAGCTGCTCCTGGCCGAGGGCCGAGGCCCGGCCAGGGGCCGATGCGTGCGCTGGGGTCCTCGCGAGCACCGGGCCCTCTTCCTGCAGGCCACTCCACATCCCGATATCAGCCGCCGCGTGGCTTCCTTCCGCTTCGAACTGCGGGAAGACGGGCGTCCAGAACTGCCTCCGCAGGCCCAGGGACTTGGTGCAGATG GTGCCTGCAGACCCTGCAGTGATGCTGAGTTCCTTCTGGCTGCATGCACCAGTGACTTTG TGATCCTCGGAACCATCCATGGGGTAACCCACGACACAGAGCTGCAGGAGTCCATTATCACCGTGGCGGCTGTCCGTGTCCTCCGCCAGACGCTGCCGCTGTTCCGGATAGGGGGCCCTGGGGCCCAGGTGCAGGCCTCCATTCGCACCCCACTGCGCTGTGGTGTCCGCCCCGGCCCTGGCATCTTCCTCTTCATGGGCTGGAGCCACTTTGGTGAGGCCTGGCTGGGCTGCGCCCCCCGCTTCCGGGAATTCAGCCGTGTCTATGCAGCTGCCCACACCAACCACCTCCACCCCTGTGAGGTGGTGCTGGACTGA